Proteins encoded within one genomic window of Chelatococcus sp. HY11:
- a CDS encoding ABC transporter permease, with protein MDRFRIPPSLDGPIVGILILVLWEAGVRIGGVPAYLLPPPSAIAVRLFTDWDSILYHFVATTIEVVIGFLLAIVVSIPLAALLAQIRIAERMLYPVLVASQTIPKVAIAPLLVVWFGFGLMPKVLIAFLICFFPIVVDSLVGFRSAPKEVSWLARSMGASRWQTFVNFQVPAALPHIFAGVKVASTLAIVGAIVGEFVAADRGLGYQLIVANGSLDITLSFTVLVVLSLMGVALFALVDRVERWALPWHVSQRLKHGGGQ; from the coding sequence ATGGACCGTTTCCGCATTCCCCCTTCGCTCGATGGCCCCATCGTCGGCATTCTCATCCTCGTCCTGTGGGAAGCCGGCGTGCGGATTGGCGGCGTGCCGGCCTATCTCCTGCCGCCGCCGTCGGCCATCGCGGTGCGTCTCTTCACCGACTGGGACTCGATCCTCTACCATTTCGTCGCCACGACGATCGAAGTCGTCATCGGCTTCCTGCTGGCGATCGTCGTCAGCATCCCGTTGGCAGCACTTCTCGCGCAGATCCGTATCGCGGAGCGGATGCTTTACCCCGTGCTCGTCGCCTCGCAGACCATCCCGAAGGTCGCCATCGCCCCGTTGCTCGTGGTGTGGTTCGGCTTCGGCCTGATGCCGAAGGTTCTCATCGCTTTTCTGATCTGCTTCTTCCCGATCGTCGTCGATTCCCTCGTCGGCTTCCGCTCCGCGCCGAAGGAGGTCAGCTGGCTTGCCCGCTCCATGGGCGCCTCGCGCTGGCAGACCTTCGTGAATTTCCAGGTTCCGGCGGCGCTGCCGCATATCTTCGCAGGCGTCAAGGTCGCGAGCACGCTCGCCATCGTCGGCGCTATCGTCGGCGAGTTCGTGGCCGCTGACCGCGGCCTCGGCTACCAGCTCATCGTCGCCAACGGATCGCTCGACATCACCCTGTCCTTCACCGTGCTCGTGGTGCTGAGCCTCATGGGCGTCGCCTTGTTCGCGCTGGTCGATCGTGTCGAGCGCTGGGCACTGCCCTGGCACGTGTCGCAGCGACTGAAGCACGGAGGCGGCCAATGA
- a CDS encoding gamma-glutamyltransferase family protein, producing MDYDLPYSSQRSPVLGRNIVATSQPLAAQAGLLMLARGGNAVDAAIAAAMVLTVVEPTGCGIGSDAFAILWDGKELHGLNASGRAPAAWTKERFAQHKHMPELGWDSVTVPGAVSAWIALWERFGSLPLTEIAAPAIGYARDGYPLSPIIAVQWELGARRLGKGPGFADAFIPGGAVPKAGEIVRLPDHARTLEAIVASKGEDFYRGDLAKRMVAHSTAHGGVMSLADLAEHKVDWVGTVSQRFADAAVHEIPPNGQGIATLIGLGILDALGVGDKPVDDIETLHLSIEATKSALVDIAVHVADIDAMRVRPEDLLDPAYIAARAALIDRNEAGDPGHGTPRPGGTVYLAAADSAGRMVSFIQSNFAGFGSGVVVPGTGISMQNRGKGFSLEPNHPNVVAPRKRPFHTIIPGFATDHAGNPLMAFGVMGGPMQAQGHLQMALRILRYGQNPQAAADAPRWRVMQGRKVSVEANFDPTLVEGLRRLGHEVVVETPDAVFGFGGAQAILRNGPSAYVAGSDPRKDGQAVAF from the coding sequence ATGGACTACGACTTGCCATATTCCTCACAACGCTCGCCGGTCCTCGGGCGGAACATCGTCGCGACCTCGCAACCGCTCGCTGCGCAGGCCGGCCTCCTCATGCTGGCGCGCGGCGGTAACGCGGTCGATGCCGCCATCGCCGCCGCCATGGTGCTGACAGTCGTCGAGCCGACCGGTTGCGGCATCGGGAGCGATGCCTTCGCGATCCTGTGGGATGGCAAGGAACTACATGGTCTCAATGCGTCCGGTCGTGCACCTGCCGCGTGGACGAAGGAGCGTTTCGCGCAACACAAGCACATGCCTGAACTCGGCTGGGACAGCGTGACCGTGCCGGGCGCGGTCTCGGCCTGGATCGCGCTCTGGGAGCGGTTCGGCAGCCTCCCGCTCACGGAGATCGCGGCTCCCGCAATCGGTTATGCACGTGACGGCTATCCCCTCAGCCCGATCATCGCCGTGCAATGGGAACTCGGAGCCAGGCGGCTCGGCAAGGGGCCGGGCTTCGCGGATGCCTTTATCCCCGGCGGGGCGGTTCCCAAGGCCGGTGAGATCGTGCGCTTGCCCGATCACGCGCGGACGCTCGAGGCCATCGTGGCGAGCAAGGGTGAGGATTTCTACCGGGGCGATCTCGCGAAGCGCATGGTGGCGCATAGTACCGCCCACGGCGGCGTCATGAGTCTGGCGGATCTCGCCGAGCACAAGGTCGACTGGGTCGGGACTGTCTCGCAGCGCTTCGCCGATGCGGCGGTGCATGAGATCCCGCCGAACGGCCAGGGGATCGCGACCCTTATCGGCCTTGGAATACTCGACGCGCTCGGGGTTGGTGACAAGCCTGTCGACGACATCGAAACGCTGCACCTTTCGATCGAAGCGACCAAATCGGCGCTGGTCGATATAGCCGTCCATGTCGCGGATATCGATGCCATGCGGGTGCGCCCGGAGGATTTGCTTGACCCGGCCTACATCGCGGCGCGTGCTGCCCTGATCGATCGGAACGAGGCGGGCGATCCCGGCCATGGAACCCCGCGACCGGGCGGCACGGTCTATCTCGCGGCAGCCGATTCCGCTGGCCGCATGGTTTCGTTCATCCAGTCCAATTTTGCCGGCTTCGGTTCGGGCGTCGTCGTGCCGGGAACCGGTATCAGCATGCAGAACAGGGGCAAGGGCTTCAGCCTGGAACCGAACCATCCGAATGTGGTGGCGCCGCGCAAGCGCCCGTTCCACACGATCATACCGGGCTTCGCGACAGACCATGCCGGCAATCCCCTGATGGCTTTCGGCGTCATGGGCGGGCCCATGCAAGCGCAGGGGCATCTCCAGATGGCGTTGCGCATCCTGCGTTACGGCCAGAACCCGCAGGCGGCTGCCGACGCGCCGCGCTGGCGCGTCATGCAGGGGCGCAAGGTTTCGGTCGAGGCCAATTTTGACCCCACGCTCGTCGAGGGGTTGCGCCGGCTCGGCCATGAGGTCGTGGTGGAAACGCCGGACGCAGTCTTCGGATTCGGCGGTGCGCAGGCCATCCTGCGCAATGGGCCGTCGGCTTATGTTGCCGGCTCCGATCCGCGCAAGGATGGGCAGGCGGTGGCGTTCTAG
- a CDS encoding ABC transporter substrate-binding protein: MLSRRSLLAGTAAAGAFGLTGGLARAQGLTKATVRLAFNYNGHRSPYLLGVDKGFYREEGLDVEVLEGKGVTSSMQLVASGQDTFTIVDPPSLMLGAAQGMPVRTVAQIYQISPNALISWKDQNITKPSDLVGKVVATLQGDTTTTMLYALLAKNNVQRNAVQIVASDGGTRTQTFLAKRAQAITGFTNDSYIGLAATTNNEVQCFAYSEFGIDTMGDGIAAHKDTIASSPKVVAGFVKASIRAYRYAIENPEEAVASLIKRSPSLKAEVEVAKLKATAPLLETAETKAHGIGYSSKQRWEEAQTLMKDFGGLTKTEADVSVFYTNEFLPKA; encoded by the coding sequence ATGCTTTCAAGACGTTCATTACTTGCCGGAACGGCTGCTGCCGGCGCCTTCGGCCTCACCGGCGGCCTCGCCCGCGCGCAAGGGCTTACCAAGGCGACCGTGCGGCTTGCCTTCAACTACAACGGCCATCGTTCACCCTATCTCCTGGGCGTGGACAAGGGCTTCTACCGGGAGGAAGGGCTCGACGTCGAGGTGCTCGAGGGCAAGGGCGTCACCTCCTCCATGCAGCTCGTCGCGAGCGGCCAGGACACCTTCACCATCGTCGATCCGCCCTCCCTGATGCTGGGGGCAGCGCAAGGCATGCCCGTGCGCACGGTCGCCCAGATCTACCAGATCAGCCCCAATGCGCTGATCAGCTGGAAGGACCAGAACATCACCAAGCCGTCCGACCTCGTCGGCAAGGTGGTGGCGACGCTGCAGGGCGACACGACCACGACGATGCTCTACGCGCTCCTCGCCAAGAACAACGTGCAGCGCAACGCCGTGCAGATCGTCGCGTCCGACGGCGGCACCCGCACCCAGACGTTCCTGGCGAAGCGCGCGCAGGCGATCACCGGCTTCACCAACGATTCCTACATCGGGCTTGCCGCGACGACGAACAACGAGGTCCAGTGCTTCGCCTATTCCGAGTTCGGTATCGATACCATGGGCGATGGCATTGCCGCGCACAAGGATACGATCGCGTCCTCACCGAAGGTGGTCGCGGGCTTCGTCAAGGCCAGCATCCGGGCCTACCGCTACGCCATCGAAAATCCCGAGGAGGCCGTCGCCTCGCTGATCAAGCGCTCGCCCAGCCTCAAGGCCGAGGTCGAGGTGGCGAAGCTGAAGGCAACCGCGCCTTTGCTGGAGACCGCGGAAACCAAGGCTCATGGCATCGGCTATTCCAGCAAGCAGCGCTGGGAAGAAGCGCAGACCCTGATGAAGGACTTCGGCGGCCTTACGAAGACCGAGGCTGATGTCTCTGTCTTCTACACCAACGAATTCCTGCCGAAGGCGTGA
- a CDS encoding ABC transporter ATP-binding protein has product MTAPALALTDVGKIYRTASGPVQALDGIDFRIAEGEFLSILGPSGCGKSTLLSLASGLEFPTSGTVEQAGRRIDRPVTDIGIVFQTDVLLDWRRVLDNVMIQPQIRGLDLKVHEQKARDLLALVGLAGFEDKFPYELSGGMRQRVSICRALIHNPPLLLMDEPFGALDALTREQMVMELHQLWLKERKSVMFVTHDIQEAILLAQRVLVMTPRPGRIAEIVEVDLPFPRRPETMESRRFVEIVAHVRHLFERHGVLKKY; this is encoded by the coding sequence ATGACCGCGCCAGCACTCGCGCTGACCGACGTCGGCAAGATCTATCGCACCGCAAGCGGACCGGTGCAGGCGCTGGACGGCATCGATTTCCGCATTGCCGAGGGCGAGTTTCTCTCCATTCTCGGACCAAGCGGCTGCGGCAAGAGTACGTTGCTGTCGCTCGCCTCAGGGCTCGAGTTTCCGACTTCCGGGACTGTCGAACAGGCAGGCCGGCGCATCGATCGGCCCGTCACGGACATCGGCATCGTCTTCCAAACCGATGTCCTGCTCGACTGGCGGCGGGTGCTCGACAACGTGATGATCCAGCCGCAGATTCGCGGGCTCGATCTGAAGGTCCACGAGCAAAAGGCGCGTGACCTCCTGGCGCTCGTCGGCCTCGCCGGCTTCGAGGACAAATTCCCTTACGAGCTTTCCGGCGGCATGCGCCAGCGGGTGTCCATCTGCCGGGCCCTCATCCATAACCCGCCGCTCCTTCTTATGGACGAGCCCTTTGGCGCGCTCGATGCCCTGACGCGCGAGCAGATGGTGATGGAACTCCATCAGCTCTGGCTCAAAGAGCGCAAGAGCGTGATGTTCGTCACGCACGACATCCAGGAGGCGATCCTGCTCGCCCAGCGGGTCCTGGTGATGACGCCGCGTCCCGGCCGGATCGCGGAGATCGTGGAGGTCGACCTGCCTTTCCCGCGCAGGCCCGAAACCATGGAGTCACGGCGTTTCGTAGAGATCGTGGCGCATGTGCGCCATCTCTTCGAGCGTCACGGCGTTCTTAAGAAATACTGA
- a CDS encoding DUF4392 domain-containing protein, producing the protein MSGISIERIGEALDHLVTAPMSNWTILKGIPLLKLYASAREKAGGQPLTLAASRLLADNVGEGDTVLILSGFIMRGYGRPETDGPIGAAVIAKALAVGLGAIPVGVSEDSVVPCMEACFSTTGLIPASLDDIHSGRNRCALVGFPVDAAEAQAAAVALLDRLKPKALVAVERPGAGSDGEYHGGGGFEISAFTAKTDVLFAEARKRGIPTIGVGDLGNELGMGVVADDVRREVPLGETIAAVQPADVAVIANISNWGAYGIAACLAALTGNDAAFHDGAEEVRLIEACVRAGAIDPVGGQLRLYVDGTDARTNAALVDLLRSLVVLSQRESGNIAGYQTSWQKLK; encoded by the coding sequence ATGTCGGGCATTAGTATTGAACGGATCGGCGAGGCCCTCGACCACCTCGTCACGGCACCGATGTCGAACTGGACGATCCTCAAGGGCATCCCGCTGCTCAAACTCTACGCCTCTGCCCGTGAGAAAGCCGGCGGCCAGCCGCTGACGCTCGCGGCCAGCCGGCTGCTCGCCGACAACGTCGGCGAAGGCGACACGGTGCTCATCCTCTCCGGCTTCATCATGCGCGGCTATGGCCGGCCGGAGACCGACGGGCCGATCGGCGCCGCCGTCATCGCCAAGGCACTCGCCGTTGGCCTCGGGGCCATCCCTGTCGGCGTGTCCGAAGATTCGGTCGTGCCGTGCATGGAGGCCTGCTTTTCCACGACAGGGCTCATTCCGGCCTCTCTCGACGATATCCATTCCGGGCGCAATCGCTGCGCGCTGGTGGGCTTTCCGGTCGACGCGGCCGAAGCACAAGCGGCGGCCGTCGCCCTGCTCGATCGCCTGAAGCCGAAGGCCCTCGTCGCCGTGGAGCGGCCGGGCGCGGGCAGCGATGGCGAGTATCACGGCGGCGGCGGCTTCGAGATTTCAGCCTTCACGGCCAAGACCGACGTCCTGTTCGCGGAAGCGCGCAAGCGCGGCATTCCGACCATCGGCGTCGGCGATCTCGGCAACGAGCTCGGCATGGGCGTCGTCGCGGACGATGTCCGGCGCGAGGTGCCGCTCGGCGAGACCATCGCGGCTGTCCAGCCGGCGGATGTCGCCGTCATCGCCAATATCTCCAACTGGGGCGCCTACGGCATCGCCGCATGCCTCGCCGCGCTCACCGGCAATGACGCCGCCTTCCATGATGGCGCGGAGGAAGTCCGGCTGATCGAGGCCTGTGTACGCGCCGGCGCCATCGATCCGGTCGGCGGCCAGCTCCGCCTCTATGTGGACGGCACCGATGCCCGCACGAACGCCGCGCTGGTGGATCTCCTGCGCTCCCTCGTCGTGCTGAGCCAACGCGAAAGCGGCAATATCGCCGGCTACCAGACCTCCTGGCAGAAGCTGAAATGA
- a CDS encoding histidinol-phosphate transaminase, with product MTLNPRNAEFASVRLYEAETSVATIAARHGLDPAGILDFSLNINPFGPPKGAIAAAQAALGACHLYPDLRFSRLRQAVALRHDVPEDMLFFGAGLDDVIKLLIHAWTSEGCTVLVHLPTFPRYELEANLRGCRVVAVESPSPEKTDLAAFDAALAREAVALAFICSPNNPTGERFAIETIADLATRHADTIFAVDEALINPAEDGAMALPTRLANVVVLRTFSKYFGLAGLRIGYAVADPHLVAVAEVGRPPFNLAVPSVEAAVAALADVDFLAHCKTTFAAEKDFFIAAMEAIPGVSIRGSNANMVLMDFTNQAPAAVAESLAAQGLVVADATSFRGLEHYRALRVSLRGRADNERLVAAIRTVA from the coding sequence GTGACACTCAATCCGCGCAATGCCGAATTTGCCTCGGTCAGGCTCTATGAGGCAGAGACCTCGGTCGCGACCATCGCCGCCCGGCATGGCCTCGATCCCGCCGGGATTCTCGACTTCTCGCTGAACATCAACCCGTTCGGCCCGCCAAAGGGGGCGATCGCCGCCGCCCAGGCCGCGCTCGGCGCATGCCATCTCTATCCGGACCTCAGGTTCAGCCGGCTCAGGCAGGCGGTGGCGCTGCGGCATGACGTGCCGGAGGACATGCTCTTCTTCGGCGCCGGCCTCGACGATGTCATCAAGCTGCTGATTCATGCCTGGACGAGCGAAGGCTGCACCGTGCTGGTGCATCTGCCGACCTTCCCGCGCTACGAACTCGAGGCCAACCTCCGTGGCTGCCGCGTGGTCGCCGTTGAAAGCCCGTCGCCGGAGAAAACGGACCTCGCGGCCTTCGATGCGGCGCTTGCGCGGGAGGCCGTCGCCCTCGCCTTCATCTGCTCGCCGAACAACCCGACCGGCGAACGCTTCGCGATCGAGACCATCGCCGACCTCGCGACGCGCCACGCGGACACGATTTTCGCGGTCGACGAGGCCTTGATCAATCCCGCCGAAGACGGCGCGATGGCCTTGCCGACGCGGCTCGCCAACGTCGTGGTGCTGCGCACCTTCTCAAAGTACTTCGGCCTGGCGGGGCTGCGCATCGGCTATGCGGTGGCCGATCCCCACCTTGTCGCCGTCGCCGAAGTCGGGCGCCCGCCTTTCAACCTCGCCGTCCCCTCGGTCGAGGCGGCGGTCGCGGCGCTTGCGGACGTCGACTTCCTTGCCCACTGCAAGACCACCTTCGCGGCGGAGAAGGACTTCTTCATCGCGGCCATGGAGGCGATCCCCGGCGTCTCCATCCGGGGTAGCAACGCGAACATGGTCCTTATGGACTTTACGAATCAGGCTCCGGCTGCTGTGGCCGAATCTCTTGCCGCCCAAGGCCTCGTCGTCGCCGATGCGACCTCGTTCCGCGGGCTGGAGCATTATCGCGCACTCAGGGTGTCGCTGCGTGGGCGGGCGGACAACGAAAGACTCGTTGCCGCCATCCGGACCGTCGCTTAG
- a CDS encoding acyl-CoA thioester hydrolase/BAAT C-terminal domain-containing protein has translation MSAPVLTVSPADGLIDLPRQILVTGLKPDELVAISARTRRAQGIVWDSQATFMADAAGTVDLSRDAPAGGDYAEVSAMGLLWAQYPATTSQDMFVDDVMEPLVTELTAVTSDDQRLSAKLVQRFAGAGVARREIRDEGLVGTLFTPAGPGPHPVVVVLNGSGGGINEPRGALYASHGYQAFALGYFKAPGLSPYITETPLEYFEAGLRWARRNLVPRDGFVAVSGQSRGGELALLLGATFPDLVSAVIAYVPGAMVHGAQGAGDPARGGWKGVTWTRGGVPLPHLWQDNAAVHWHPWAGDAPPDRHHSVFFEGLKDRALAALARIPVERISGPVLLISGRDDRAWPSSLYSRMVVATLRTHMHRQPVIHLDFDDAGHSINLPFVPTTQLSREHPVSKVPFTSGGTPSGNAKADEGSWRGVLDFLEQVRLPRTGSA, from the coding sequence ATGTCCGCTCCAGTTCTCACGGTCAGCCCTGCGGATGGGCTGATCGATCTTCCACGTCAGATCCTCGTCACCGGGCTCAAGCCGGATGAACTCGTCGCCATTTCGGCGCGCACGCGGCGCGCGCAAGGGATCGTCTGGGATAGTCAGGCGACCTTCATGGCCGACGCGGCCGGCACTGTCGATCTCAGCCGCGATGCGCCGGCAGGCGGGGACTACGCGGAAGTCTCGGCGATGGGGCTTTTGTGGGCGCAGTATCCCGCGACCACAAGCCAGGACATGTTCGTTGACGATGTCATGGAGCCGCTGGTCACGGAACTCACGGCCGTGACCAGCGACGACCAGCGCCTCAGCGCGAAACTCGTGCAGCGCTTCGCGGGCGCGGGCGTAGCGCGGCGGGAGATTCGGGACGAGGGGCTTGTCGGTACGTTGTTCACACCGGCCGGCCCCGGGCCACACCCGGTTGTCGTCGTTCTCAATGGTTCCGGCGGCGGCATCAACGAGCCACGGGGGGCACTTTATGCTTCCCATGGCTACCAGGCCTTTGCGCTTGGCTATTTCAAGGCTCCGGGGTTGTCGCCTTATATCACCGAGACACCGCTTGAGTATTTCGAAGCCGGCTTAAGATGGGCGCGGCGGAACCTTGTGCCGCGCGACGGATTTGTCGCCGTCAGCGGCCAATCGCGTGGTGGCGAGCTGGCATTGCTCCTCGGAGCCACTTTTCCAGATCTCGTCTCGGCCGTCATTGCCTATGTGCCGGGTGCGATGGTGCATGGCGCCCAGGGCGCCGGCGATCCCGCCCGCGGCGGTTGGAAGGGGGTGACCTGGACACGCGGCGGCGTGCCGCTACCCCATCTTTGGCAGGACAACGCGGCGGTGCACTGGCACCCATGGGCGGGAGACGCACCACCGGACCGCCATCACTCGGTTTTTTTCGAAGGGCTTAAGGACCGCGCGCTGGCCGCGCTCGCGCGCATTCCGGTCGAAAGGATCAGCGGGCCGGTATTGCTCATCTCGGGCCGCGATGATCGCGCATGGCCGTCCAGTCTCTATTCCCGGATGGTGGTCGCGACCTTGCGAACCCATATGCATCGGCAGCCGGTCATTCACCTTGATTTCGACGATGCGGGGCATTCGATCAACCTGCCATTCGTACCGACAACTCAGCTCAGCCGAGAACATCCCGTATCGAAAGTGCCCTTCACAAGCGGAGGTACGCCATCAGGCAACGCCAAGGCTGACGAGGGCTCCTGGCGGGGCGTGCTTGATTTCCTCGAGCAAGTCCGTCTGCCGCGGACAGGCTCTGCTTAG
- a CDS encoding nuclear transport factor 2 family protein, producing MTTTPAPHADDIAAIRDWFARLNIQVNALDFTGARDWVSDDFVAFGTFADFLVGKDDAERNQWRNVWSTIKDFHIRLDEIHGFISPDRLFAVGLAFFDSTGFREDGTPFPRQGRATVSFVRDKVGDAWVANHSHMSLMRGTPSSSHGNREA from the coding sequence ATGACGACTACCCCTGCCCCACATGCCGATGATATCGCCGCGATCCGTGATTGGTTCGCGCGCCTGAACATTCAGGTCAACGCTCTGGACTTCACCGGCGCGCGGGACTGGGTGAGCGATGATTTTGTCGCCTTCGGTACATTTGCGGATTTTCTCGTCGGCAAGGACGATGCGGAGCGCAACCAGTGGCGCAACGTCTGGTCGACGATCAAGGATTTCCATATCCGTCTCGATGAAATCCACGGCTTCATCTCACCAGACCGGCTCTTCGCGGTTGGGCTCGCTTTCTTCGATTCAACCGGTTTTCGGGAGGACGGGACGCCGTTTCCACGGCAGGGACGCGCGACAGTGTCGTTTGTTCGTGACAAGGTGGGCGATGCCTGGGTGGCCAACCACAGCCATATGTCGCTGATGCGTGGCACCCCCTCCTCCTCCCACGGTAACAGGGAAGCCTGA
- a CDS encoding UbiX family flavin prenyltransferase encodes MTRATHGSGAPRRLIVGISGASGIVYGVRALEILRRLGIETHLVMTRSAQITLAHEMSLKVADVHALASVVYKAEDIGAPISSGSFRTMGMLVAPCSIRSLSEIASGVTSGLLSRAADVVLKERRRLVLMVRETPLHLGHLRSMTQVTEMGAIVMPPVPAFYARPESLDEMVAHSVGRALDLFDIDAGTVRRWGEPASD; translated from the coding sequence ATGACGCGCGCAACGCACGGCAGTGGGGCGCCGCGCCGGCTGATCGTCGGCATCAGCGGAGCCTCCGGCATCGTCTACGGTGTGCGTGCGCTCGAAATCCTGCGCCGGCTCGGCATCGAAACGCATCTCGTGATGACGCGTTCGGCGCAGATCACGCTCGCCCATGAAATGTCGCTGAAGGTGGCTGACGTTCATGCCCTGGCGAGCGTCGTGTACAAGGCGGAGGATATCGGCGCCCCGATATCCTCCGGCTCCTTCCGCACCATGGGCATGCTGGTCGCGCCCTGCTCGATCCGCAGTCTGTCGGAAATCGCCAGCGGCGTGACCTCGGGGTTGCTCAGCCGCGCAGCGGACGTCGTTCTCAAGGAGCGCCGGCGCCTCGTCCTCATGGTCCGCGAAACGCCGCTGCATCTCGGTCATCTGCGCAGCATGACGCAGGTGACGGAGATGGGCGCCATCGTCATGCCACCTGTGCCCGCCTTCTACGCGCGGCCTGAGAGCCTCGACGAGATGGTCGCCCATAGCGTGGGGCGGGCTCTCGATCTCTTCGACATCGACGCCGGCACGGTCCGCCGCTGGGGCGAGCCGGCGTCCGACTAA
- a CDS encoding alpha/beta hydrolase has product MQRFILPGWHGSGAGHWQRLWLKHDPAAVIVEQDDWANPDREAWLARLDAALAGANEAMLIAHSLGVILVAHHAATRPLSPVRAALLVAPGDADLHAPANPPIASFAPMPRAPLPYPSTMVLSRTDPHMSFARSTELARDLGSSVVDLDDAGHINVDSGFGPWPLGFELADALQKRCKE; this is encoded by the coding sequence ATGCAGAGATTCATCCTGCCGGGCTGGCATGGCTCTGGCGCCGGGCATTGGCAGCGGCTCTGGCTGAAGCACGACCCGGCAGCTGTGATCGTGGAGCAGGACGACTGGGCCAATCCTGACCGGGAGGCGTGGCTGGCGCGTCTCGACGCAGCGCTCGCCGGCGCAAACGAGGCCATGCTCATCGCGCACAGTCTTGGCGTGATCCTCGTTGCTCACCATGCCGCGACGCGGCCGCTTTCCCCGGTGCGCGCCGCCCTGCTAGTCGCGCCAGGCGATGCCGACCTGCATGCGCCGGCCAATCCGCCGATAGCCAGTTTTGCGCCCATGCCGCGCGCGCCTCTGCCATATCCTTCCACGATGGTCTTGAGCCGCACGGATCCGCACATGAGCTTCGCGCGTTCGACCGAGCTCGCCCGGGATCTAGGAAGCAGCGTCGTCGATCTCGACGACGCCGGGCACATCAACGTCGACAGCGGCTTCGGGCCCTGGCCCCTAGGCTTTGAACTAGCTGACGCCTTGCAGAAACGGTGCAAAGAATGA
- a CDS encoding aspartate/glutamate racemase family protein yields the protein MKTAFARPDSARRVGLIIPSVNAVIEPDCAAVAPVGVTFHATRVMLRETTPEGLRAMNEGVAAAAELIASVSPDVVAFACTSGSFIDGEAGLARQLETIGQATGCPVVSTSRAIIEACSALGLRRLALATPYLDVINEAESRFLVGHGLDVTAVRGLGLSGKAIREVPPAEVAALVRATDTPDSEAIFVSCTDFRALEVAGALEAELGKPVLTSNQVTLWGIFRALGIAPKFQCYGRLLA from the coding sequence ATGAAAACTGCGTTCGCGAGGCCTGACAGCGCGCGCCGGGTGGGGCTCATCATCCCCTCGGTCAATGCCGTCATCGAGCCCGACTGTGCCGCTGTCGCCCCAGTCGGCGTGACGTTCCACGCCACCCGCGTGATGCTGCGAGAGACGACGCCCGAGGGTTTGCGTGCGATGAATGAAGGTGTCGCCGCGGCGGCAGAACTCATCGCCTCCGTCTCTCCCGACGTTGTGGCCTTCGCCTGCACGAGCGGCAGCTTCATCGACGGTGAGGCGGGCCTCGCGCGGCAGCTCGAAACCATCGGCCAGGCGACCGGCTGCCCGGTTGTCTCGACGTCGCGCGCCATCATAGAGGCCTGCTCCGCCCTCGGGTTGCGCCGCCTTGCGCTCGCCACGCCCTATCTCGACGTGATCAACGAGGCGGAGAGCCGCTTCCTCGTGGGCCATGGCCTTGACGTCACCGCCGTGCGCGGCCTCGGACTGTCCGGCAAGGCGATCCGCGAGGTGCCTCCCGCGGAGGTCGCTGCCCTCGTGCGCGCCACCGACACGCCTGACAGCGAGGCGATCTTCGTGAGCTGCACGGATTTCCGCGCGCTGGAAGTGGCCGGCGCCCTGGAAGCGGAACTTGGCAAGCCTGTTCTGACCAGCAACCAGGTCACGCTCTGGGGCATCTTCCGGGCGCTTGGCATCGCTCCAAAATTCCAGTGCTACGGGAGGCTGCTGGCGTGA